A part of Chloroflexota bacterium genomic DNA contains:
- a CDS encoding response regulator transcription factor, giving the protein MRAARQRGVPAIVVSALGAPEDIDRAYEEFGAFAFVEKELFNRHTFARLVAEAVATASLSEGEVKSAPHFADELTEREREVLALLTRGCTNRQIAEALLITPNTVKKHVDHILQKLNVSNRAAAVAAALRDGFIGESTR; this is encoded by the coding sequence TTGCGGGCGGCGCGTCAGCGGGGCGTGCCGGCCATTGTGGTGAGCGCCCTGGGAGCGCCGGAAGACATTGATCGGGCTTACGAAGAATTCGGCGCGTTCGCTTTCGTGGAGAAAGAGTTGTTCAACCGCCACACCTTTGCCCGCTTGGTCGCCGAAGCTGTGGCAACAGCCAGCCTGTCTGAAGGAGAAGTCAAATCCGCGCCACATTTCGCGGACGAATTGACCGAGCGCGAGCGCGAAGTGTTAGCCCTGCTCACCCGGGGTTGCACCAATCGCCAAATTGCGGAGGCGTTGCTCATCACGCCCAACACCGTCAAGAAGCACGTTGACCACATCCTGCAAAAGCTGAACGTGAGCAACCGGGCGGCGGCAGTGGCGGCGGCCCTGCGCGACGGATTTATAGGAGAAAGCACCCGATGA
- a CDS encoding pyruvate carboxyltransferase — protein MTLEPARFAQYRPRPLEIIDTTLREGQQTSLLHDHYKYFFTRADKEEILSALITYGVKFVELFAPVVSAQERDDFAALKAARDALITQKGYTFLLAHVRCHPRDVESAIQAGADGLNFYIGTSAESQAFNHGRDLKSIATEARTLIEDVRRCYPHLILRFSGEDAFRTREADLFRVYDEIAPLVDRLGLPDTVGVATPASVAQRVEALQTRYPQMEFEGHFHDDRGFALINALAAVGHGARYLNTTVLGFGERSGITSLTALLFNLYIDRDYDKLEGYHLRGSYPLNVLVADKLKKLVPSKEPVSLTNRTHTAGVHQNAVLRDSSAYEAHPLDVFGVSASEILLGPLSGWNIIHYFLKEIRYYQLDEAVAKEIAVVFKERVYQLAPDISPEQVLIGIAENQFGLARLQLPETARSQIIQRLDSPEGEREAGVAGVPLNGRSKDVH, from the coding sequence ATGACACTCGAACCGGCCCGGTTCGCCCAATACCGGCCTCGCCCGCTGGAAATTATTGATACCACGCTGCGCGAGGGACAGCAGACCTCTCTTCTGCACGATCACTATAAATATTTTTTCACCCGCGCCGACAAGGAAGAAATTCTGAGCGCGTTGATTACTTACGGAGTCAAATTTGTCGAGTTGTTCGCCCCGGTCGTCAGCGCCCAGGAGCGGGACGATTTCGCGGCGCTCAAGGCCGCGCGCGATGCGCTCATTACCCAGAAGGGCTACACCTTCCTGCTTGCCCACGTCCGCTGTCATCCGCGCGATGTGGAATCCGCAATCCAGGCCGGAGCCGACGGCCTGAACTTCTACATCGGTACTTCAGCCGAGTCGCAGGCCTTCAATCATGGGCGCGATCTTAAGTCCATTGCTACTGAAGCCCGGACGCTGATCGAAGACGTGCGCCGCTGTTATCCCCATCTCATCCTGCGCTTCTCGGGCGAAGACGCCTTCCGCACCCGTGAAGCCGACCTCTTCCGCGTGTACGATGAAATTGCGCCGCTCGTGGATCGCCTGGGACTCCCGGACACGGTCGGGGTTGCCACTCCGGCCAGCGTTGCCCAGCGCGTCGAGGCCCTGCAAACCCGTTACCCGCAGATGGAGTTCGAGGGCCATTTTCACGACGACCGGGGCTTTGCTTTGATCAATGCCCTCGCCGCCGTCGGTCATGGCGCGCGTTACCTCAACACCACCGTCCTCGGCTTCGGCGAGCGGTCGGGCATCACCTCGCTCACCGCCCTGCTGTTCAACTTGTATATTGATCGCGACTACGACAAGCTCGAAGGCTATCACCTGCGCGGCTCTTATCCGCTCAACGTTCTGGTCGCCGACAAGCTCAAGAAGCTTGTCCCATCCAAAGAGCCGGTGAGCCTCACCAACCGAACGCACACCGCGGGCGTGCATCAAAACGCGGTCTTGCGTGATTCGTCGGCTTACGAGGCGCATCCGCTTGATGTCTTCGGGGTGAGCGCGTCCGAGATTCTGCTTGGCCCGCTCTCCGGCTGGAACATCATCCATTACTTTCTCAAAGAGATTCGCTACTACCAACTTGATGAGGCCGTCGCCAAAGAGATCGCCGTCGTCTTCAAGGAGCGCGTCTATCAACTTGCGCCCGACATTTCGCCCGAACAGGTGTTGATCGGTATTGCTGAGAATCAATTCGGCCTGGCCCGTTTGCAACTGCCGGAGACAGCGCGTAGCCAGATCATCCAACGACTCGACTCGCCTGAGGGTGAGCGCGAGGCCGGGGTGGCGGGCGTCCCACTCAACGGGCGCTCGAAGGACGTTCACTGA